From a region of the Geothrix sp. 21YS21S-2 genome:
- a CDS encoding cytochrome c3 family protein, which yields MNRITARQWAAAPLAALLVLMGAASAAAAAPQGKADRMSKHADKGITCAQCHGKTGKKAVVPKKQCLTCHGETKDLAARTADVKPNNPHENRHLGTEADCNRCHHEHAASENLCLPCHAFNFQVP from the coding sequence ATGAACCGCATCACTGCTAGACAATGGGCTGCGGCGCCCCTCGCGGCGCTCCTGGTGCTGATGGGCGCGGCCAGTGCCGCCGCCGCGGCGCCCCAGGGAAAGGCGGACCGCATGTCCAAACATGCCGACAAGGGGATCACCTGCGCCCAGTGCCACGGCAAGACCGGCAAGAAGGCCGTGGTTCCCAAGAAGCAGTGCCTCACCTGCCATGGGGAGACCAAGGACCTTGCGGCCCGCACGGCCGACGTCAAGCCGAACAACCCCCACGAGAACCGGCACCTGGGCACCGAGGCCGACTGCAACCGCTGTCACCACGAGCACGCGGCCTCGGAAAACCTCTGCCTTCCCTGCCACGCGTTCAACTTCCAGGTGCCCTGA
- the tatA gene encoding twin-arginine translocase TatA/TatE family subunit translates to MGNLGITEILLIGVAVLIFFGPSKLPELGKSLGRGIQEFKKASRELTAPAGDGK, encoded by the coding sequence ATGGGTAACCTCGGAATCACTGAAATCCTCCTGATCGGAGTCGCGGTGCTGATCTTCTTCGGGCCCTCCAAGCTGCCGGAGCTCGGCAAGTCCCTGGGCCGCGGCATCCAGGAGTTCAAGAAGGCCAGCCGCGAGCTGACCGCCCCCGCCGGCGACGGAAAGTAG